A single genomic interval of Nostoc commune NIES-4072 harbors:
- a CDS encoding DEAD/DEAH box helicase: MNYPAPSPELDLGSIFPFDLDQFQKEAIASLNAGRSVVVCAPTGSGKTLVGEYAIYRALARGKRVFYTTPLKALSNQKLRDFREKFGFDQVGLLTGDASINRDAPILVMTTEIFRNMLYGTPIGQVGISLVDVEAVILDECHYMNDRQRGTVWEESIIYCPREVQLAALSATVANSDQLTDWLNRVHGPTDLIYSDFRPVPLEFHFCNPKGLFPLLNDSKTKINPRLIQKKKGRGGEKERGRNGRPEAPGIVFTLSQLEQRDMLPAIYFIFSRRGCDKAVAEVGDLWLVNNEESQILRQQIDDFLARNPEAGRSGQIAPLYRGIAAHHAGILPAWKALVEELFQQGLIKVVFATETLAAGINMPARTTVISTLSKRTDTGHRLLNASEFLQMAGRAGRRGMDKQGYVVTVQTPFEGAKEAAYLGTSKPDPLVSQFTPSYGMVLNLLQTHTLEQTRELIERSFGQYMATLHLRPEYDEIAELQTQLAQLHEQIAAVDENELAIYEKLRQRLKVERQILKTLQEQAQEDRQEELGMMLGFAVSGTLLSLKGKNITVSTPVTAVLVGKSPGSGQAPYLVCLGHDNRWYVATTGDVVDLYAELPRIEVPPDLLPPPEMPLKPGQSRRGNQETFAIATRIPDPIESLNLAPEVAEQLSRTAAIQEQLEAHPLHQSGNAATLFKRRARYVELEAELEQLQGQVEQQSQRHWEEFLNLIAILQHFGALDNLVPTVLGRIAAAIRGENELWLGLVFASGELDNLDPHHLAAAAAALVMETPRPDSKVNFELSDEVAEALAKLRGIRRQMFQLQRRYNVALPIWLEFELIAIVEQWALGMEWIELCENTTLDEGDVVRILRRTLDLLSQIPHVPHLPDSFQRNAYRAMQLIDRFPVNEVVE; encoded by the coding sequence GTGAATTATCCTGCACCGTCTCCAGAACTTGACTTAGGGTCTATATTTCCCTTCGATCTGGATCAGTTTCAAAAAGAAGCGATCGCGTCCCTAAACGCCGGACGCTCCGTAGTTGTATGTGCGCCCACAGGTTCAGGCAAAACCTTAGTTGGGGAATACGCTATTTATCGCGCCCTGGCGCGAGGAAAACGTGTATTTTATACTACTCCCCTAAAGGCGCTGTCGAATCAAAAATTGCGTGACTTTCGAGAAAAATTCGGGTTTGATCAAGTCGGTCTGTTAACTGGAGATGCTTCCATTAACAGAGATGCACCAATTTTGGTGATGACCACAGAAATTTTCCGAAATATGCTCTATGGTACACCCATTGGGCAAGTCGGCATCTCATTAGTAGACGTTGAAGCGGTGATACTTGATGAGTGCCACTACATGAACGATCGCCAGCGCGGTACTGTTTGGGAAGAATCAATCATTTATTGTCCCCGGGAAGTCCAACTAGCAGCCCTCTCAGCAACGGTTGCCAATAGCGATCAACTCACCGATTGGCTCAATCGCGTTCACGGCCCAACTGACCTGATTTACTCAGATTTCCGCCCAGTTCCCTTGGAATTTCACTTTTGCAATCCCAAAGGGTTATTTCCCCTGCTAAATGATAGCAAAACCAAAATTAACCCCCGCCTGATTCAGAAGAAGAAAGGGAGAGGAGGAGAAAAGGAGAGAGGGAGAAATGGTAGACCAGAGGCTCCTGGAATAGTTTTTACCTTGAGTCAGTTAGAGCAACGGGATATGCTACCAGCGATTTACTTTATCTTCAGCCGCCGGGGATGTGATAAAGCCGTGGCAGAAGTTGGTGATTTATGGCTGGTAAATAATGAAGAGTCCCAGATTTTGCGGCAACAGATAGATGACTTTTTAGCCCGCAATCCCGAAGCCGGGCGTTCTGGGCAAATTGCACCCCTATACCGGGGAATTGCTGCCCATCACGCCGGAATTTTGCCTGCTTGGAAAGCACTGGTAGAAGAACTATTTCAGCAGGGGCTAATTAAAGTAGTATTCGCTACTGAGACACTGGCGGCGGGAATTAATATGCCCGCCCGGACAACGGTAATTTCTACTCTTTCCAAACGTACCGATACTGGACACCGCCTGTTGAACGCTTCCGAATTCTTGCAAATGGCAGGACGCGCAGGCCGCCGGGGGATGGATAAACAAGGTTATGTGGTGACAGTCCAAACTCCCTTTGAAGGAGCCAAAGAAGCGGCGTATTTGGGAACATCCAAGCCAGACCCCCTTGTAAGCCAGTTTACGCCCAGTTATGGCATGGTACTCAACTTGCTGCAAACACACACCCTAGAGCAAACCAGGGAACTGATAGAACGCAGCTTTGGGCAGTACATGGCCACCTTGCATTTACGGCCAGAATACGATGAGATTGCCGAACTGCAAACCCAATTAGCTCAACTACATGAGCAAATCGCCGCAGTTGATGAAAATGAACTCGCTATTTATGAGAAATTGCGGCAACGCCTGAAAGTAGAACGCCAGATATTGAAAACCTTGCAAGAGCAAGCGCAGGAAGATAGACAAGAAGAATTGGGGATGATGTTGGGATTTGCAGTGTCAGGAACTCTGTTAAGTCTCAAAGGTAAAAACATCACAGTGTCTACACCTGTAACCGCAGTGTTAGTGGGCAAATCGCCTGGTTCTGGTCAAGCTCCTTACTTGGTATGCTTGGGGCATGATAATCGCTGGTATGTGGCAACGACAGGGGATGTAGTCGATTTGTATGCCGAACTGCCGCGAATTGAAGTGCCACCTGATTTACTACCACCGCCAGAGATGCCTTTGAAGCCAGGACAGTCACGCCGGGGTAATCAAGAAACATTTGCGATCGCCACGCGTATTCCCGATCCGATAGAATCTTTGAATCTGGCTCCAGAAGTAGCAGAACAACTCAGTCGCACTGCTGCCATCCAAGAGCAATTAGAAGCTCATCCCCTACATCAATCAGGCAATGCTGCCACACTTTTCAAGCGTCGGGCCCGCTATGTCGAACTAGAAGCTGAACTTGAACAGTTGCAAGGGCAAGTAGAGCAACAGTCACAACGTCATTGGGAAGAATTTCTCAATTTAATCGCAATTCTGCAACACTTTGGCGCTTTAGATAACTTAGTGCCCACAGTATTAGGGCGAATTGCTGCCGCCATTCGAGGCGAGAATGAATTGTGGTTGGGTTTAGTATTCGCTAGTGGTGAATTGGACAACTTAGATCCGCACCATTTAGCCGCCGCCGCCGCCGCTTTGGTGATGGAAACTCCCCGTCCAGATAGCAAAGTTAACTTTGAGCTTAGTGATGAAGTAGCAGAAGCCTTAGCAAAATTGCGGGGAATTCGCCGCCAAATGTTCCAACTACAACGGCGGTATAACGTAGCGCTGCCTATATGGTTAGAGTTTGAATTAATTGCGATCGTGGAACAATGGGCGCTAGGAATGGAGTGGATAGAACTCTGCGAGAACACCACTTTGGATGAAGGCGACGTGGTGAGAATTCTACGGCGGACGTTGGATTTATTATCGCAAATACCCCACGTTCCCCATTTACCAGACTCTTTCCAGCGTAATGCTTATCGAGCGATGCAGTTGATTGATAGATTCCCTGTGAATGAGGTGGTTGAATAA
- a CDS encoding heavy metal translocating P-type ATPase encodes MKRKVHSEPSGCCNCEHDHHENHNHDHNHDENHNHDHNHDHGGEFNLKDELLPLVGILSLYAPGVIFENQLHNTFYSIGEYLLFIPAYLLSGWSVLKTAGRNILKGRIFDETFLMAVATLGAIAIHKLPEAVGVMLFYKIGELFQDIAVSRSRNSIKALLEVRPDYANIQTKGELIRVSPNTVNVGDIIVVKPGEKIPLDGEIIDGNSQVDTSALTGESVPRSVRLGETVLAGMINKMGVLSIRVTKLFNDSSIAKILDLVQNAKSKKAETEKFITKFARYYTPIVVFASLAVAILPPLLIAGATSSEWVYRALILLVISCPCGLVISIPLGYFGGVGGAAKRGILVKGSTFLDALNAVNTVVFDKTGTLTKGVFKVAKVVPSNGYVEQELLQLAAKVELHSNHPIAQSIRKAYGGKIDEFEVRDYEEIAGYGIRAKVENTVVIAGSDRLLHRENISHDNCQLEGTVIHLAVDNIYAGYIVIADEPKEDARLAIKALKGMGVEKTVMLTGDNEAIASRIAEQLGIDAYEAELLPEEKVNAIEKLLSTVGKHSKVAFVGDGINDAPVIARADVGIAMGGLGSDAAIETADIVIMTDAPSKVAEAIQIARKTRQIVWQNIGFALAIKGVFIGLGILGVATMWEAVFADVGVALLAIFNATRVMK; translated from the coding sequence ATGAAGCGGAAAGTACATTCAGAACCTTCAGGTTGTTGCAACTGTGAACATGATCATCACGAGAATCATAACCATGATCATAATCATGATGAGAATCATAACCATGACCACAATCACGATCACGGTGGAGAATTCAATCTGAAAGATGAACTATTGCCTTTGGTAGGGATTTTAAGTTTATATGCGCCTGGTGTAATTTTTGAAAATCAATTACACAATACATTCTATTCAATAGGTGAATATCTGCTGTTTATTCCTGCTTATTTATTAAGTGGATGGAGTGTTTTAAAAACTGCTGGGCGCAATATCCTCAAAGGTAGAATATTCGATGAAACGTTTTTAATGGCAGTAGCGACACTAGGGGCGATCGCAATTCATAAGTTACCCGAAGCTGTGGGAGTCATGTTATTTTATAAAATTGGGGAATTGTTTCAAGATATTGCCGTTAGCCGTTCCCGTAATTCCATCAAAGCTTTATTAGAAGTACGTCCAGATTATGCCAATATTCAAACAAAGGGAGAACTAATAAGAGTATCCCCAAATACAGTAAATGTTGGAGATATTATCGTCGTCAAACCTGGGGAAAAGATTCCCTTAGATGGTGAAATTATAGATGGGAATTCACAAGTAGATACATCTGCATTAACTGGAGAGTCTGTACCGCGCTCAGTAAGGCTGGGAGAGACGGTTTTAGCTGGGATGATTAATAAAATGGGTGTTCTCAGCATTAGAGTAACAAAACTATTTAATGACTCTTCCATTGCCAAAATTTTAGACTTGGTGCAAAATGCCAAAAGTAAAAAAGCAGAAACAGAAAAATTTATTACCAAATTTGCCCGATATTACACGCCAATAGTAGTTTTTGCATCCCTAGCAGTTGCAATATTGCCTCCTTTATTGATTGCTGGCGCAACTTCTTCAGAATGGGTTTATCGCGCTTTAATTTTACTAGTTATTTCCTGTCCCTGTGGACTAGTTATAAGTATTCCATTAGGTTACTTTGGAGGCGTAGGAGGTGCAGCTAAACGTGGTATCTTAGTTAAAGGCTCTACTTTTTTGGATGCTTTAAATGCAGTGAATACAGTTGTTTTTGATAAAACTGGAACCTTAACGAAAGGCGTATTTAAAGTAGCAAAAGTAGTACCATCAAATGGCTACGTTGAACAAGAATTGTTGCAATTAGCTGCTAAAGTAGAATTGCACTCAAATCATCCCATTGCTCAATCTATCCGCAAAGCTTATGGTGGAAAAATCGATGAATTTGAGGTGAGAGATTATGAAGAGATAGCAGGCTATGGAATTAGAGCCAAGGTTGAAAATACGGTAGTGATAGCGGGAAGCGATCGCTTATTACATAGAGAGAATATTAGTCATGATAATTGCCAGTTAGAGGGAACAGTTATTCATCTAGCAGTAGATAATATTTACGCTGGGTATATTGTCATTGCTGATGAACCCAAAGAAGATGCAAGACTTGCTATTAAAGCACTCAAAGGAATGGGTGTAGAGAAAACAGTAATGTTGACAGGAGATAATGAAGCGATCGCATCCCGCATTGCTGAACAGCTAGGTATAGATGCTTACGAAGCAGAGTTATTACCAGAAGAAAAAGTCAATGCCATTGAGAAGTTACTCAGCACCGTTGGTAAGCATAGTAAAGTTGCTTTTGTTGGGGATGGCATTAATGATGCGCCAGTGATTGCTAGAGCAGATGTTGGTATAGCAATGGGTGGGTTAGGCTCAGATGCAGCGATCGAAACTGCCGATATTGTGATTATGACAGATGCACCCTCAAAAGTGGCAGAAGCAATACAAATCGCCAGAAAAACAAGGCAGATTGTTTGGCAAAATATTGGTTTTGCGTTAGCAATTAAAGGTGTATTCATTGGATTGGGTATTTTAGGCGTAGCGACAATGTGGGAAGCCGTATTTGCTGACGTGGGAGTAGCTTTACTTGCAATTTTTAACGCAACTAGAGTAATGAAATAA
- a CDS encoding WD40 repeat domain-containing protein codes for MSQLKINLASFDFSNLTIWQADLRRVNLAGVNFQNAAFAKSVFAQTLSSVLSVAFSPDGKILATGDVNGIISLWQVPDCQQLLTLKGHHGWVWAIAFSPDGQTLASGSNDSSVRLWDVTSGGCVRVLQDHTSGVWSVSFSPDGKLLATGSQDFLVRLYDVSHGKCLKVLHGHTNGVWAVAFSPDGQIITSGSADQTVRLWDAAEGACLKVLYGHSSWVRSLAWSLDGRMLASGSQDETIKLWDAKTSECKKTLIADRLYEGMNITGVTGLTVGQKATLKALGQ; via the coding sequence TTGAGTCAACTCAAAATTAATTTAGCAAGCTTCGACTTTTCAAATCTGACAATTTGGCAAGCCGATCTGAGGCGGGTAAATTTGGCTGGTGTTAATTTTCAGAACGCCGCTTTTGCTAAGTCTGTGTTTGCTCAAACCTTAAGCAGTGTTTTGTCGGTGGCCTTTAGCCCCGATGGCAAAATATTGGCGACGGGCGATGTAAATGGGATAATCAGCTTGTGGCAAGTGCCAGATTGTCAGCAATTGTTGACCTTGAAAGGGCATCATGGTTGGGTATGGGCGATCGCCTTCAGTCCGGATGGTCAAACCCTTGCTAGTGGCAGTAATGACTCCAGTGTTCGGCTGTGGGATGTCACTTCTGGCGGCTGCGTAAGAGTTTTGCAAGATCACACCAGTGGAGTCTGGTCGGTCAGCTTTAGCCCAGATGGCAAGCTCCTAGCTACTGGCAGTCAAGACTTTTTGGTGCGGTTGTACGATGTGTCCCACGGTAAATGCCTGAAAGTTTTGCACGGACACACTAATGGGGTGTGGGCAGTCGCCTTTAGTCCAGATGGTCAGATCATAACCAGTGGCAGCGCTGACCAAACAGTTCGGTTGTGGGATGCCGCTGAGGGTGCGTGCCTCAAAGTTTTGTACGGTCACAGCAGTTGGGTACGTTCATTAGCTTGGAGCCTGGATGGTCGGATGCTCGCCAGTGGCAGCCAAGATGAAACGATTAAGCTTTGGGATGCCAAAACAAGTGAGTGCAAAAAAACGTTGATAGCCGATCGGCTATATGAGGGGATGAACATCACTGGTGTTACAGGTTTAACTGTAGGGCAAAAAGCAACACTCAAAGCTTTAGGGCAGTAG
- a CDS encoding DUF5615 family PIN-like protein, with protein MSQIRLYLDEDTVEKSLIKAFCNANLDVVTVADVSRQSYPDDQQLIWATEQGRAIYSYNRRDFCCLHNEFLAIERNHAGIILLQQQRYSVGQQLQGLLKLVATHSAEDMVNQLVFLSAYIDKSY; from the coding sequence GTGAGCCAAATTCGTTTGTATTTAGATGAGGACACTGTTGAGAAGTCCCTAATCAAAGCTTTCTGTAATGCAAACTTGGATGTTGTGACAGTCGCCGATGTGAGCAGGCAGAGCTATCCTGATGATCAGCAGCTAATTTGGGCAACAGAGCAAGGGCGTGCCATCTATAGCTACAACCGAAGAGACTTTTGCTGCTTGCATAACGAGTTTTTAGCCATAGAAAGAAATCATGCCGGCATTATCTTGTTGCAGCAGCAACGCTATTCCGTAGGGCAGCAGTTACAAGGGTTGCTCAAGTTGGTTGCTACTCATTCGGCTGAAGATATGGTAAATCAACTGGTATTTTTGAGTGCTTATATTGATAAAAGCTATTAA
- a CDS encoding DUF433 domain-containing protein, with the protein MQTITDIGTLIVSTPGTCGGRPRIAGHRITVHNIVIDFNTGMKPEEIVVQRPQLMLAQVYAALAYYYANKEVIDTEIAAEIEEYDRLEAEYTAKRQ; encoded by the coding sequence ATGCAAACCATTACCGACATTGGCACGCTGATTGTCAGCACACCGGGAACCTGTGGTGGTCGCCCTCGGATTGCGGGACACCGGATTACGGTACACAACATTGTGATCGACTTCAACACAGGCATGAAACCGGAAGAGATAGTTGTCCAAAGACCACAGCTAATGTTGGCACAAGTTTATGCAGCGCTAGCTTACTACTATGCTAACAAGGAAGTAATTGACACGGAGATTGCCGCAGAAATAGAAGAATACGACCGTTTGGAAGCTGAATATACGGCGAAAAGACAGTGA
- a CDS encoding GTPase family protein, with protein sequence MVRLKPWQWVVLAIPIAFIIIFLLVSAGLQIHAWGINWIWGVFTLLFVGWRWLLVKWTQPAVNQVEAVLAQVQEELESKAEDTVGLPVGSDVTKLAEAALQEVLQAAQSDRPIWEDWQTFWTRCQDLVVAIAHIYNPQIQYPLLNIYVPQAYGLIRGTVDDMDRWMQKLSPVLNQVTVGQAYQGYEVYRKLEPSARKFWKAWNWAQWLLNPVAAVAKQVSKGSSNQATQQLLGNLSQLFREAALRNLCQQAIALYGRTTLPVSATVVSTPTLPKAKTQTLREILTQAEPAEVVEQKPVNILLVGRTGSGKSSLINTLFQADLAAVDVLPSTDRIQNYQWQAESGETLTLWDTPGYEQVNRADLRNLVLDYAINADLLLLVTPALDPALQMDVDFLQDIKAEVADLPGIAIVTQVDRLRPIREWQPPYDWEWGDRAKEIAIREATEYRAKLLGNFCNLVLPLVTGDSKTSRAAWGVEALSLGLIDAIAPTKQLRLARFLRNLEARTIAAAKIIDHYTFQMATTQGLTALLKSPVLQFVSTLSTGSPTLAYMLAQQIPVEQLPIVIGKLQMGYELFSLLNTSNPNPLNFELLSLWPLLLENSASPDHNAWAFGHALVEYWTQNLTVEQLQERFEYYLSIAK encoded by the coding sequence ATGGTGCGATTAAAACCGTGGCAGTGGGTCGTCTTAGCAATCCCGATCGCGTTTATCATTATTTTCTTACTGGTATCCGCCGGTTTGCAAATCCATGCGTGGGGCATTAACTGGATTTGGGGTGTATTCACCCTTCTATTCGTGGGTTGGCGCTGGCTATTGGTGAAATGGACTCAACCTGCTGTTAACCAAGTAGAAGCTGTATTAGCCCAAGTCCAAGAAGAACTAGAATCCAAAGCAGAGGATACAGTCGGGCTACCAGTCGGAAGTGATGTTACAAAGCTTGCAGAAGCCGCCCTTCAAGAGGTTTTGCAAGCAGCACAAAGCGATCGCCCAATTTGGGAAGATTGGCAAACTTTTTGGACGCGATGTCAAGATTTGGTTGTAGCGATCGCTCATATCTACAATCCTCAAATTCAATATCCGCTACTGAACATTTACGTCCCCCAAGCTTACGGGCTGATTCGGGGAACGGTGGATGATATGGATCGGTGGATGCAAAAGTTATCCCCCGTCCTCAATCAGGTGACGGTTGGGCAAGCATACCAAGGCTACGAAGTCTATCGCAAGTTGGAACCATCGGCTCGGAAATTCTGGAAAGCTTGGAACTGGGCACAGTGGCTTTTAAATCCGGTGGCGGCGGTGGCCAAACAAGTCAGTAAGGGTTCTAGTAACCAAGCAACTCAGCAATTATTGGGGAATTTGAGCCAGTTATTTCGAGAAGCTGCTCTGAGAAACTTATGTCAGCAGGCGATCGCTCTTTACGGACGTACTACATTACCAGTTTCAGCAACCGTAGTTTCCACACCAACTCTACCCAAGGCAAAAACTCAAACACTCCGAGAAATCCTGACTCAAGCCGAACCAGCCGAGGTGGTTGAGCAAAAACCTGTGAATATTCTGCTGGTGGGGCGCACGGGGTCAGGTAAAAGTAGCCTGATTAACACGCTATTTCAGGCGGATCTCGCAGCCGTTGATGTTTTACCTAGTACCGATCGCATTCAAAATTACCAATGGCAGGCTGAAAGCGGAGAAACACTAACCCTTTGGGATACACCTGGTTATGAACAAGTCAACCGTGCCGATCTCCGAAATCTAGTGCTTGATTATGCCATCAACGCAGATTTGCTGCTGTTAGTCACCCCTGCCCTCGATCCTGCCCTGCAAATGGATGTAGACTTTTTACAAGATATCAAAGCAGAAGTTGCAGATTTACCTGGAATCGCGATCGTCACTCAAGTAGATCGTTTGCGTCCTATCCGCGAATGGCAACCCCCTTATGATTGGGAATGGGGCGATCGCGCCAAGGAAATTGCTATTCGAGAAGCGACTGAATATCGTGCAAAACTGCTGGGAAACTTTTGTAATCTAGTTCTACCCCTGGTTACAGGTGATAGCAAAACAAGTCGAGCTGCTTGGGGAGTAGAGGCGCTATCATTGGGATTAATAGATGCGATCGCACCTACTAAGCAACTCCGTCTTGCCCGCTTTTTGCGTAACCTTGAAGCCCGCACTATTGCTGCTGCTAAAATTATCGACCACTATACCTTCCAAATGGCGACAACACAGGGACTAACAGCATTGCTCAAAAGTCCCGTCCTCCAGTTTGTTTCTACGCTCTCAACCGGATCTCCAACCCTAGCATATATGCTGGCACAGCAAATTCCCGTGGAACAATTGCCGATTGTGATTGGCAAACTCCAAATGGGATATGAGCTTTTCTCGCTCTTGAATACAAGTAACCCTAACCCGCTCAACTTTGAATTGCTATCCCTCTGGCCGCTACTGCTGGAAAATTCCGCTTCACCCGATCACAACGCCTGGGCATTTGGTCACGCCTTAGTAGAATACTGGACTCAAAATTTAACGGTTGAACAACTCCAAGAGCGATTTGAGTATTATCTGTCGATTGCTAAATAA
- a CDS encoding hybrid sensor histidine kinase/response regulator, with product MKNILQTCISQEQNSHQSYSISSYNRLLLVVKDLACVRTIEEIIEIVRLAARDLTNADGVTFVLRDGECCHYVDENAIGPLWKGMRFPLRSCISGWAMLNKQAAVIEDIYQDARIPIEAYKVTFVKSLVMVPIRISDPLGAIGAYWSTRHRATSEEIELLEILTDTTAVAIANVQLFQKLTNQNALKDKFIAMLAHELRNPVAPISNGVQLLKLKLGETGAVGQTVLMMQHQIKHLSKLIDELLDVSSITYGKISLNLEKVNLVELVRQSLNDHAQAIKRSNLNVVQNLPNKPLWAYVDPTRFFQVFGNLLDNALKFSQPDGTIWVDLSFIPGENGLGSVGVLSVRDSGIGIDPTILPELFEPFTQADRSLDRSRGGLGLGLSVVKSLVELHGGNVEASSRGINLGAEFKVTLPVCEEITAWDNDPEIIEEAKKSLKILVIEDNDDSAVTLQAVLEHFGHEVSIANNGISGVQTARELEPHVIICDIGLPEMDGFAVAQELSKDSKFNHSILIALTGYGGQEDRDLALKSGFKCHLTKPVDFEILTAEIDRYFLMNV from the coding sequence ATGAAAAATATATTACAAACCTGCATCTCACAAGAACAGAATTCACATCAGAGTTATAGTATTTCGTCTTACAATAGACTGCTTTTGGTTGTGAAGGATTTGGCTTGTGTACGGACTATTGAGGAAATTATTGAGATTGTGCGTTTAGCTGCTCGCGATCTGACTAATGCTGATGGGGTAACTTTTGTACTGCGGGATGGTGAATGTTGCCACTACGTCGATGAAAACGCCATCGGCCCACTTTGGAAAGGTATGCGTTTTCCGCTCAGGTCTTGCATCTCCGGTTGGGCGATGCTCAATAAACAAGCAGCCGTGATTGAAGACATTTACCAGGATGCTCGAATTCCGATTGAGGCTTATAAAGTAACTTTTGTCAAGAGTTTGGTGATGGTTCCCATACGGATTTCTGATCCACTGGGTGCGATTGGAGCTTACTGGAGTACACGCCACCGGGCCACATCCGAAGAGATAGAACTGCTTGAGATTTTGACCGATACTACAGCAGTTGCGATCGCAAACGTTCAACTTTTCCAGAAATTGACGAATCAAAACGCCCTTAAAGATAAATTTATTGCGATGCTAGCTCACGAGTTGAGAAATCCCGTTGCTCCCATTTCAAATGGGGTTCAGCTTCTCAAATTAAAGCTAGGCGAGACTGGTGCAGTCGGACAAACAGTTTTAATGATGCAACACCAGATTAAGCACCTCTCGAAATTGATCGATGAGTTACTTGATGTATCGTCCATTACTTATGGGAAGATTTCATTAAACCTGGAGAAAGTTAATTTGGTGGAATTGGTTCGCCAAAGTCTCAATGACCATGCACAAGCAATAAAGAGATCGAACCTTAACGTAGTCCAAAACCTACCGAACAAGCCTCTGTGGGCTTATGTTGACCCGACACGGTTCTTCCAAGTTTTTGGGAACCTTCTTGATAACGCCTTAAAGTTTTCCCAGCCAGATGGGACGATCTGGGTGGATCTCTCATTTATTCCAGGTGAAAATGGCTTAGGTAGTGTAGGGGTTTTATCTGTAAGAGACTCAGGCATAGGGATAGATCCGACAATTTTACCAGAACTATTTGAGCCGTTTACCCAAGCCGATCGCAGTTTAGACCGTTCGAGGGGCGGGTTAGGTCTGGGACTCTCGGTAGTAAAAAGTCTTGTAGAACTTCATGGTGGTAATGTTGAAGCCTCAAGTAGAGGGATTAATTTGGGAGCAGAATTCAAAGTTACTCTTCCTGTATGCGAAGAGATTACAGCTTGGGATAACGACCCGGAGATTATAGAAGAGGCTAAAAAATCGTTGAAGATTTTAGTCATCGAAGATAACGACGATTCAGCTGTAACATTACAAGCAGTGCTTGAGCATTTTGGGCATGAGGTTTCCATTGCCAATAATGGAATTTCAGGGGTACAAACTGCAAGAGAGCTTGAGCCTCATGTGATTATTTGTGACATCGGACTTCCCGAAATGGATGGATTCGCCGTTGCACAAGAACTGAGTAAAGATTCTAAATTTAATCACTCAATTTTGATTGCACTCACTGGCTACGGTGGCCAAGAGGATCGGGATCTGGCGCTGAAGTCTGGTTTTAAATGTCACTTGACTAAGCCAGTGGACTTTGAAATACTTACCGCAGAAATTGATCGATACTTTCTCATGAATGTGTAA